GCCTTCTACTTGAAAATAATGAAGTGCTGTTAAAATGGCAATCGTATCATCGCCTGCTGTGTCGGTATCAATAATAACTCGCTTTTTGTCTGACATTATGAAACCCTCTCTGTTGCTTTTTTCGCCAATTCTGTCATGTAATCAAAGAATGCATCCCGATCCACGTCATAAACGACATTTACCGGACGTCCGTCAGCCGTTTCAGCGGTTCGGCCTTGGCTTGCACCTTCTGTAAGCACAATGCTGTTCACCGTCTGCACCTTAACCAGATCGCTTTTGCCAACAAACGCTGTCGTTAATACATCCCACAGATAGTATGTTGAGTTCGTCGAGAAGTGAACAAGCGGCGGCACCATCGCGTAGCATTGGCCAAGGAAATCAACACCGATATGCTTGCGTTCTGAAGCCCAGCGCTCACGAACATCTAGTGTAAGTGGTACCTGATTTGTGCTTTCTAGTGCTACTAAATCAATCTCGATCCCGCTTTCCCATACACGAGCAGCTGCTTCAGGGTCCCAGAATACATTCCACTCTGCTGTTCCATCATGCTCAGGCTCATGCACATTTCCTTCTTCACGGAATGTACCACCCATCCACACAAGGCGTTCTACTTTTTCTTCGATCGTAGGATCGATATCTAATGCACGAGCAAGGTCAGTAAGCGGACCTGTAAATAGCAAAGTCGTCTTTCCTTCCGTTGCACGTAACGTTTCTATAATATGAAGATGTGCCGGCTTGTCCGCTACTGGAGTAATGACTTTACCAGATTCATTGAGAAGCGGTAGTGCGTCAACATAGAACGCATGCATACGCCAGTCCTTTGGAAAAGGATTCTTCCCACGAGAATTGGACTCTGCTACATCCACACCACCGTTACCGAAACGATCAATAATTTTACGGCTTGCAAACATAGCTGGTTCTAAGTAACAATCCGCTGGAATGACCGAAACTCCCGTCAACTCAACATTGTCCATTTGCAGTAGCAAAAATAACGAAATTAAATCATCAACGCCGCCATCGTGATTAAAGTAAATATTCTTCTTCATCTTAGCTCCATTCCCATACATCAACACTTCATTTATAGTAAGTGTAATTTCTGCATCAATGTATAAAGTGTTTTAAAACCGAACAATAATTTAAAAAATAACCTTAATTATTCGTATTCCAATAAATATAATACCAAAATTTTAATAAAAAATAAACAATCATTAATAAAAATATCAAAATTGAGGTTATGAAGCGGGGTAATCGGTCGATTGTGTCATCCCCCCTCCTACTATTTGTAGTGGTATTATGTAGGGGAAAAGGTACGACGAAGAAAATAGGGGAAAGGGAGTTTGAACAAACTTTATGCCAATTATATGTCTTGAGGGAGCAAGTGCTGTTGGGAAAACAACCACATCAAAAACACTTGCTGAACAATATGGTGCTTATATTGTTGAGGAGGTTCATTTTCTTTTTGAACAGCCTAAATTAGAGCCTCATGAAATAACACAGTGGTTGCTTGAAAGACAACTTGATCGATGGAGGATCGCCCGAGAAAAACTACAATCGCACGATCTGGTTGTGTTGGACGGAGACCATTTCAAAATGTGGTATGACTGGATCTATGGTGAGGATAAAGCTGCATTTCAAACGTCCTACTCCTTTTTTAAGAAAGAAATTATGAATAGCCATTTTGGCTTTCCGGATAAATATTTTGTTCTATATATCAACCAAGAGGAATTAACGACTCGTAAAGTAAATGACACTACGAGAAGCCGTAGAAATTTTGAAAAGCATTTAAAATTGATCGACCCCCAAAAGGAATATTTTAAAGCACTAAATAACTTCCGTCCCAATTATGTGGAATTCATTGAAGCCAAAAGCGTAGAACAGAACATACAAATTATCCTCGATTCCGTATCTAATCTTTCAAGCACAAATCGAGATTCGCTGGAGTTATTTGAAAATGTTATGGAATGGTTTTGTAGGAACGAAATCGATGAATCCTAACCGTCCTTTTTAATGTCTTGACCGTAGCCTGGAACAGCATAAATGTTACTTTCAGCACAGATAAGATGCCTTTGAAGAGCAATTATCAATATTCCTCCTGCGAGCAGCTACAATACAAGTACCAAACCACTTTAGGGGGAATAGCCAATGCTGTTGGATACGAAAAATAAAAAAATGATATTTTACATTGCCATGATCGTACTATGGGGGGCGACGGGCGTAGCATATACAGTGAAGAAAGATCTGCTCCTCTCCCTCATATCGTTTGCCCTCGTGCTTGGTATCGGAGTAAAGCTCTATAACACAATAAAAGACTCACACGAGTAGGAGCAGGGAACGGTATGATATTAGAAGTGAATCATGTGAACGGCTGGTATACGAAGGATAAACACATTATCGAAGATGTTCATTTTCAAGTTGAAGCGGGCAAAATTTACGCCTTGCTCGGCACCAACGGTGCTGGCAAAACAACCCTGCTCCATATCCTCACATCCATCCATAGCCAATATAGCGGAGAAATTTATGTATGCGGCGAGAAGCTGACACCTGACAATATTGTACGGCTGAAGCAGCAACGATATTTTATCCCGGATCATCCGGACTTGTTCGATGAAATGTCGCCGCTAGCCTTTATGGAATTTGTGCACGGGTTATACGGTAAAACATTCGATATACAGAGATTTCAACAATTGTGCGGGGCATTCGCCTTTGAGACATACGTCCATCAGAAGATTAGCACCTTGTCGCTAGGCAACAGACAGAAGACGGCTTTAATCAACGGACTGCTGCTCCAATGTCCCTTGCTCATTATGGACGAGCCGCTGGTCGGTCTGGACGTCGTGGCCATCGAAACGTTCTATCAAGAGCTGCGGGCATATGTGGCGCAAGGGAATTCTGCACTTCTATCCACGCACTTGTTCCAAGTAGTCGACAGTGTGTGTGATGAAGCCTTTATTCTTCATCAAGGAAAAATAAAAGATCATGTAGTGGTTAATAAGCAGCGTTCGATGAAAGAGACGTTCTTTCGGGTGATTGAACATGAATAGCGCAGGAGCCGTGTTTCGAGTTTTTTGGCTTGATGAAACCAAGGATAAAAAATGGACGCGAGAAATAATAGCTATAGCTGCCATTATGACAATCATCATGTTCGTCATTCCTGCTTCTTACACAACCCTCAGCGTCCATTCGCTTGGCAATCTGCTTAAGGGAGCGATGACCGTTACCTTGTATTTATCCATCCTATCCGCTATATCCCTGATGCGAGACCGGAGATACAAGCTGCTGCATTCCCTTCCGATCGGCAAAAACATGTTCATCTTCCTCTATGCTCTCGTTGTATTTATAAAGAACTATGCGCTAAGAGTAATGCCCATCGTCCTGTCTGTGCTGACCGTGAGCTGCCATCATGATCAGCTGACATTCTTTCAAAGTGTTCTGGCGGCAATTGGGTTTGCCATAGCAGGACTAGCTGCATCGTTATGTGGAATCGGAGCCATCATCTTTGCCTATGATCGTAACTACCTGCAGTTCAAAACAAGACGCTCCAGGATAAAGTTTAACTGGCTCAAAAGGGAGTTCGTTAGATTTGCAAGTGACAAGGTAATATTCATTAACCACGTTGGATACTCGCTTTTTATTATCTTTTTCATCGTCAACGCGATCATGGTATCCGATGTGACAGGTGGATTTTTACTGTTTATCTTAAGCCTGTTGTCTACTTGCTCCACACCCAGTGTATTATTTTCATATGAAAAGCCCTATCGCAATCTGCTGCTAACGCTGCCTGTCTCCTTGAAAAGCTTGTTTTGGAGCAAATATGGCTTCAGTATCGCGATAACATTGCCGCTGTATGCCGTTGCCTACACGATCGTTCACATCTCCAACCCTGAGATGTATAAGCTGGATTTGCTCGTTCTCATGCTATGTTCGCTAGGATTGACTACATTCATCAAGCTATACTTTGATTACAAGCGGCCAAATGACAGCTGGAGCCACAGCCGCCAAATGTTCGAGCATAAGCGAAAATATAAGATTTGGGCCATGTCAATGTCCGTGTCAGTAACATGGATGCTATACTTATATGTAAACCTAGCAGCAATAATCGCATTACAGCTGCTCTTGACTAAGGTCTTCCTGTACGTAATAAAGAAGGAAGACCCCAGTCAACGCATCTTAGAAAGGTGAAGCCGGTGATGTGACATGGATATAAGTACAGCTTGGATCGTCATATTCTTCTTTGTTCTCTTATATACACGGACGAAAGACATGCTAGCATCGCTATTATTTGGTGTGCTCAACTACGTGAATTTCCTGTTTGCCATGCAGATAAGCCAGATTATATGGAGCGATATGCTGAACATCAGGAAACCAATGATCGAGCAGATATTCCTGTTCGCATTCATCGGGGTAGTGGCGTATCTGATCGGCAAATTATTTTCAGATCATACGAAGCGTAACCGTCAGAGCATGCAGCATGTTTTTTCCTTACGGCAGCGCATATTTGTCTTGTTCGGCAATATGTGCATGGTGATGGGAGGGATATACCTTTCCCTTATCTTTTACCGGGACGCTTCCGGTATGCAAGAAATCCTCCTGCACAGTCTGCTGCTCGCCGTATATATCGCGGTCATTTTCTTTAGCCATTGGCTGTATACGTATACGCTCAAAAAGGAAATGGAGAAGCTGCAGATGGAGCAGGAAGTGGGACAACTAGAGAAATACGCGGCTTCCCTGGAAGACGTGCTGCAGGACATGCGCACATTCAAGCACGACTATGCCAACATTTTATCCTCTTTGCAAGGATTCATTGAGGACGAGAACTATTCGGAGTTAAAGCGATACTTCCATCATGACGTTTGTACGTATTCCAATAAGCTGTTCCAAATCAATACGAGACTGTCGCTGCTGGGACATGTGAAGATTGCGCCTCTCAAAGGGATTCTCTCATCCAAAATGGTAAAAGCCCACGCAGAGCAGATTGACGTATTTATCGATATTGCAGAGGATGTACATGAAGTAGCAATGTCAACGCTCGATCTATGCAGAATTATCGGAATATTGCTAGATAATGCAATCGAGGCAGCTTTGGAAACGCCGCAGCCGAGAATTGAGCTTGGGATCGTGCCCGTAAAAGATTCGACTCTATTCATTATTAAAAATAGTTGTTCCCAGCATGTGCCGCCAATCTATAAAATGTTCGAATATGGCTTTTCCACGAAAGGAAACAATCGGGGCATTGGTCTGCCCAATGTTAGGGAGTTAATCGACTGCAAATATCCCCATGCGAATCTTAATACCGAGATTGATCCCGAAGCAATGACATTCATGCAAGAACTAACCATTAAGCATGTCCAACACAGAAGTACGAAATTAGGATGAAGGTGATTCCCAGATGTTGAAAGTCTATATCTGTGAAGATAACAAACAGCAGCGAGAACAGATCGAGCGAATCGTGAAGCATTCGATCATCAAGCAGAAGCTAGATATGAAGGTGGCTTTGGCTACGGGTGATTATCAGGATATTGTGGATCAGCCGCAACATGAAGGCGGCCGCTATCTTTTTATGTTGGATATTGATCTTAAAGCCGACATGAACGGAATTCAACTGGCTGGAATACTAAGGGACAGCTATCCGGACTGCTTCATCGTATTTGTGACCACCCATTCGGAGCTGAGCTATCTGACTTTCCAGTACAAGGTGGAAGCTTTCGACTTTATTATGAAAGACAATCCGGAACAATTTCTATTACGGGTCGATGAATGTCTCCGCAAGGCGTATGAACGTCATTTGAAAAAGGGTAGAGACACTCGAAAGATGACCATTGAAACGGAAGAATCGATTATTAACGTCAAACACGAGGATGTTTTGTTTTTCGAAACCTCTTCCTCGCCGCACAAAATCAAGCTGCATGAGCAGTATCGGCAGATCGAGTTCTATGGAACATTAAAAGAGCTTGAAAAGCAGCTAGATGATCGCTTTTTCCGCTGCCATAAGGCATACATCGTTAATCTGCACAATATTAAAGAGATCGACAAACAGAATCGGGCTGTTCATATGATCAACGGCGAGACATGCTACGTCTCCTTTAGATACTACAATGGGCTGGTCAAAGCTTTGATGAACAGGAATGGAAGGTAAGTCCCTTATACGGATTAAATTCATCCGATACTGTTATACGAGAGAAATATAAAAAGCAGGGTATATTAAACTCCCTGCTTTAATCTTTTCTATAAATTTATACGGTCTTGGTTGTTTACCGATCCGATCTACTACACTTCTCATACTGACAGAATAGTATCTATTGGAGCTAGCGGTCTAACAATTAAATCGAGTATACCCAATGAATCGTCATCTTGCAGTTCAATCGCCAATCCAAGAGTCACATAGAGATTAACGACATCCATTATATTTCTGGGGTATTATCAGGGGTGCCCCAGACACGCACGCCGTCAATATTTTGATAAGCCATATGATATTCTACTCCTGTATTTCACTTATTAAAAACCGCAGATTTTTATAAGGCTAAAAAAGACTATGCTAAATAAAGTCCCCTAGAAGAGACAATGGAAAAACCATTTGGACGCCAACTAACTCTTAATAAACACAATTTTCACGCCTACGACCTGATCCTGTGCATTGACAGCCTTATACACGCCATACGCACCATCGCCCATGCCGCTACGAGAAACAACGCCACCATCCAGGACACCCGCTTCCTCCCCGCTCTCGGTTACATCACAGCAGGCGTAATACCATTCCGTATCGGTATCCGAACTTTCGTGTGGCGCATTCGTATCGGGTATTCTATATTTTTGGATGTCAAAAATCCCGGCCTGACCGCTATCCACCCCAGCCACAAAAGGACATTTGATCCATTCCAGATATGCCCCCTGCTCGGCCACAGAGTAATGGTAAGCCGTCAACTTTGCGTTGGCTTCGCCCCAGTCGCGAACTTCAACTTTCTCCACTTCCCCAATCCACGTTCCATTTAATACAGCTTCCAACACCCCCATGATGATGCTCGTATCCAATTCGTAACAGGGATCGGCTACAACCAATTGTCCGGACTTCACTTCAAACTTGCCAAGTTGAATGATCAATGAGGAGACCTCCAATCATGCGTAAATTTAAGTCTATTCTATCACGCGTGATGGGACGGAATCACAAAAAACTGACACCGATTCAGTATCGGCGCCAGTTTGCTATCTATTTTTTTATTGTCCACTAAATGGGGGCTGCTTACAGAGCAAGAAGCAACAAATCTTTTTCAATTACTTCCTTAAAATCCATACCAATAAAACGGTTTTCAACTGCGCGAAAATCCAAAATAGAGATGCTATCAGAAAAAATCTTCAGCTCTTTGACAAGCCCATGTTCAACTTGGAAAAAGGCCTGGATGTTGCCTGATGAAGTCCTTTTCTCAATAGACGCGTTATATACAGGACTCTCCCCATAAATCCATCGATCATCCATATATTTCTTAATAAAGTCAGGCGATTTCTCTTGCCGGTTATACTTTACCAAGAAGGAGTTTTCACCGTAAATTTCCCTAAAACTGTCAATCAGCGCTTCGGAAAGGCTGGAAATTGTGATTTCATCGTTTAGTTTCTTCAGATTGACGACCCGGCTTTTGACCGAGGTGATTCCTTTGGATTCCAGCTTGAGTTTGGATGGTTTCAGCACTTTAGCAAGCATAGTCAAGTCCACGTCTACCATCATGGTTCCATGATGAAATGCATTCCCGTCTTCTTCATAAAAGGCATGACCGGAGAATTTTTTACCTTCATGGGTCAAATCATTTCTACCGGACCGAACCACTTGAAGACCAAAACGCTCGACAGCTTTTTGGAGTACTGCTATTTGTTTAGTCAAATCTTCTTCTGACTTCTTACATACAAAAGTGAAGTTTAGATTCCCTAGATCGTGGTAAACTGCTCCACCACCCGAAATTCGTCTCGCAATTTTGCCTCCACTTCGCTTGATTTGCTCGATATCACACTCGATATACGGGTTCTGATTTCTACCGATAACGACTGTTTTTTCATTTTGCCAAAGGTATAGTGTCACTTCACCCTGCCGTGCGTTTCTAAACAGCTCCTCTTCCAAAGCCAGATTGAAATAAGGATCGTGTTCCTGAGAAATCACGATTTTATTCATGGTAATGAAGCGCTCCAATACCTAAGCCTAATGCCGCTTCGTGGATGGCTTCGCCAGTCGTGGGATGAGCGAAAATCGTATGTATAATCTCATCCTCTGAGATCCCATTATTGATGATTACAGTAAGTGTACTGATCAAAGCGGAAGCCTCAGGACCGATTATGGAAGCACCGACGATTTTACCGTTGTCGATATTTTTAATTAATTTGACAAACCCTTTATCTTCTCTCATCGTTAACGCTTTCCCATTAGCCTGGAAAGGGAATTTACTGATCGTAATTTTCATCTTTTGACGCAGTGCTTGTTGTTCTGTCAGTCCAACGGATGCAATCTCAGGTGAAGTGAAGATAACGTTTGGTACCATATCGTAATTTAAGGTCGAAGATTTTCCTAATATATGGTCTATAGCTGCTGTTCCTTCATGGGAAGCAACATGAGCCAACTGAATGCGATTGGTGACATCGCCGATAGCATAAATATGATCTACAGATGTCTGCAAATGTTCATTAACGGCAATGCCTTTTCCGTTTTCATTTAGCGTAACGCCAGCTTTATCAATATCCAATCCTTCGAGGTTTGGCTCTCTTCCAATGGCGACCAGAACTTTTTCACTTGTCATAAACATTTCAGTATCATCTTTTTCAAAAATGACGACCGCGTTGCCGTTCTGATCTTTTTCGATTCGAGTTACTCTCGCTCCAGTATGAACGCGAATTCCGCGCTCAGCGGCGATGTTTCTGATTTCTTCCGAAACGTCCTCATCCACCATAGTCAAAAGCCGGTCACAATATTCGATGACGTTGACCTCGATCCCGAAATTGGAGTAGATAAAGGCAAATTCCATACCGATGACACCGCCGCCAATAATGGTGATCGATTTAAAATTCTCCTTCTGCTGCAGCGCCGATGTACTGTTCAAGACAAAATCATGTTCGACACCCGGCAGATTGATTTTCGAAATTTTTGAGCCTGTAGCAATTAGCGTATTGGTCGCTTGAATGGTATATTCGTCTTTCCTGTTTTTGACCAGTACCTGCTTGTTGTCTATAAAAGATGCACTTCCTCGGATCACTCTTACTCCGTTTTTCTCCAGCAGGTAGTCGATTCCCGAAACAAGCGTATCTTTGATTTTATCTTTTTTCTCGATGACCTTAGCCATCTCCACTTGAATGTGTTCAGCGGTAATTCCGAAATCTTCTGCATTCTTAAAATTATGGAATACTTCTGAAGATCGGATCAAAGCTTTAGTAGGAATACAGCCCACGTTAAGGCAAGTTCCGCCAAGCTTCTCTTTTTCCACGATAACCGTCTTTAGGCCATGTTTCGCTGCATAAATAGCGGCTACATATCCTCCAGGTCCTGCACCGATCACTAGAACATCGGCCTCCACCCGTTCCTTTTTGCCATGAACCAGCCCAGAAAAATAATCCAGTTTAGGTTTGGCAGGTTCTGTCTGATCGGTAGTCATTTTAAACATTACATGACCAATCCCGATTTCCTGACCTTCTGAAACCATAATTTCGTCGATTTTACCAGCGTATTTAGATTTGAAAGGGGTATTGCCCTTTTTGCTTTCTAATTGCAATAGTTGTTGTCCAACCTCAACTTGATCCCCAACGGATACATTAATTTTTCCGATTTTCGATTTCTTCTCATGTCCGGAAAGCTGTTCAAGTTTAATCTCCAAAAGAGATGCCTCCTTTAGTTCATCTAGGTTGTTATCCGCAAGGTCTGCTTGTTAAAGCAGACCTCCCATGTTCAGTAAAGCTGCTCTTGTAATTGTTATTTGAAGTCTTTCTCAAATTCGTCAATAGAGTCCTTAAGCAAAGTGACAGAGTAGGCCATGCTCGGACCTCCGCCAAACGCTACTGCCACCATCGCTGCTTCGATAATTTGCTCACGTGTCGCGCCAGCTTCAAGAGCTTTGTAAACGTGAAAAACGATACAGTACTCGCAACGGTTGTAAGCGGCAACGCCGATACTTATCAGTTCTTTCGTTTTTGTATCGAGAGCTCCCTCTGAATAGGTCGTTCCCAGCAAATTCATAAACGCGTTTACGTGTTCACCATTGGTTTCAGACAGGGTGGCTAGTCCATTTGTGAAATCATTCAACATTTCTCTCACATCTTTTTTCATCTTCGTCTCTCCTCTTGATTAATTGTGAAATAATTCACTTTTGTTCTCGAAAAATTAACTTTACACTGCAATGGTTGCTATGTAAAGTATATGTGTATAAAGTATCACTTAGCTAGAATAATGTCAAATCAATTAGTTGTTTTTCGACAAATTCCGAACCATTTTATTGAGCACTTCTTTAAAAATAGATAACTCCTCCTGTGAAATGTTTTGAGTAGCTTCATTATGAAAAGATTGACCAAAAGGAAGCAATTCTTCTCTCAGCGTTTCACCTAGCGGTGTCAATCGAACTCTGGTAATCCTTCTGTCTTTAACGTCTCTGATTCTATAACATAAATTCTCTTTTTCCATGCGATCCATAAGTCTGGCAATTGAGGACTCCTGCACATTCATTTTTTGAGACAATTCCTTTTGGATAATTCCATCCTTCTCTCCGATGAAATAAAGAGCCATCCACTGTACTCGGGTCGTACCACTATTCTCTAATCTATTGTTAAATTCATCAATTATTTTTTTGGAAGCTGTATTCGTAATAAAACAGATGCAATCGTTCAGATCAAACATAAAATTCTCCT
Above is a window of Paenibacillus uliginis N3/975 DNA encoding:
- a CDS encoding nucleoside hydrolase, whose translation is MKKNIYFNHDGGVDDLISLFLLLQMDNVELTGVSVIPADCYLEPAMFASRKIIDRFGNGGVDVAESNSRGKNPFPKDWRMHAFYVDALPLLNESGKVITPVADKPAHLHIIETLRATEGKTTLLFTGPLTDLARALDIDPTIEEKVERLVWMGGTFREEGNVHEPEHDGTAEWNVFWDPEAAARVWESGIEIDLVALESTNQVPLTLDVRERWASERKHIGVDFLGQCYAMVPPLVHFSTNSTYYLWDVLTTAFVGKSDLVKVQTVNSIVLTEGASQGRTAETADGRPVNVVYDVDRDAFFDYMTELAKKATERVS
- a CDS encoding AAA family ATPase encodes the protein MPIICLEGASAVGKTTTSKTLAEQYGAYIVEEVHFLFEQPKLEPHEITQWLLERQLDRWRIAREKLQSHDLVVLDGDHFKMWYDWIYGEDKAAFQTSYSFFKKEIMNSHFGFPDKYFVLYINQEELTTRKVNDTTRSRRNFEKHLKLIDPQKEYFKALNNFRPNYVEFIEAKSVEQNIQIILDSVSNLSSTNRDSLELFENVMEWFCRNEIDES
- a CDS encoding ABC transporter ATP-binding protein — its product is MILEVNHVNGWYTKDKHIIEDVHFQVEAGKIYALLGTNGAGKTTLLHILTSIHSQYSGEIYVCGEKLTPDNIVRLKQQRYFIPDHPDLFDEMSPLAFMEFVHGLYGKTFDIQRFQQLCGAFAFETYVHQKISTLSLGNRQKTALINGLLLQCPLLIMDEPLVGLDVVAIETFYQELRAYVAQGNSALLSTHLFQVVDSVCDEAFILHQGKIKDHVVVNKQRSMKETFFRVIEHE
- a CDS encoding sensor histidine kinase, with the protein product MDISTAWIVIFFFVLLYTRTKDMLASLLFGVLNYVNFLFAMQISQIIWSDMLNIRKPMIEQIFLFAFIGVVAYLIGKLFSDHTKRNRQSMQHVFSLRQRIFVLFGNMCMVMGGIYLSLIFYRDASGMQEILLHSLLLAVYIAVIFFSHWLYTYTLKKEMEKLQMEQEVGQLEKYAASLEDVLQDMRTFKHDYANILSSLQGFIEDENYSELKRYFHHDVCTYSNKLFQINTRLSLLGHVKIAPLKGILSSKMVKAHAEQIDVFIDIAEDVHEVAMSTLDLCRIIGILLDNAIEAALETPQPRIELGIVPVKDSTLFIIKNSCSQHVPPIYKMFEYGFSTKGNNRGIGLPNVRELIDCKYPHANLNTEIDPEAMTFMQELTIKHVQHRSTKLG
- a CDS encoding LytR/AlgR family response regulator transcription factor; amino-acid sequence: MLKVYICEDNKQQREQIERIVKHSIIKQKLDMKVALATGDYQDIVDQPQHEGGRYLFMLDIDLKADMNGIQLAGILRDSYPDCFIVFVTTHSELSYLTFQYKVEAFDFIMKDNPEQFLLRVDECLRKAYERHLKKGRDTRKMTIETEESIINVKHEDVLFFETSSSPHKIKLHEQYRQIEFYGTLKELEKQLDDRFFRCHKAYIVNLHNIKEIDKQNRAVHMINGETCYVSFRYYNGLVKALMNRNGR
- a CDS encoding DUF4241 domain-containing protein, whose product is MIIQLGKFEVKSGQLVVADPCYELDTSIIMGVLEAVLNGTWIGEVEKVEVRDWGEANAKLTAYHYSVAEQGAYLEWIKCPFVAGVDSGQAGIFDIQKYRIPDTNAPHESSDTDTEWYYACCDVTESGEEAGVLDGGVVSRSGMGDGAYGVYKAVNAQDQVVGVKIVFIKS
- a CDS encoding lipoate--protein ligase; translated protein: MNKIVISQEHDPYFNLALEEELFRNARQGEVTLYLWQNEKTVVIGRNQNPYIECDIEQIKRSGGKIARRISGGGAVYHDLGNLNFTFVCKKSEEDLTKQIAVLQKAVERFGLQVVRSGRNDLTHEGKKFSGHAFYEEDGNAFHHGTMMVDVDLTMLAKVLKPSKLKLESKGITSVKSRVVNLKKLNDEITISSLSEALIDSFREIYGENSFLVKYNRQEKSPDFIKKYMDDRWIYGESPVYNASIEKRTSSGNIQAFFQVEHGLVKELKIFSDSISILDFRAVENRFIGMDFKEVIEKDLLLLAL
- the lpdA gene encoding dihydrolipoyl dehydrogenase → MEIKLEQLSGHEKKSKIGKINVSVGDQVEVGQQLLQLESKKGNTPFKSKYAGKIDEIMVSEGQEIGIGHVMFKMTTDQTEPAKPKLDYFSGLVHGKKERVEADVLVIGAGPGGYVAAIYAAKHGLKTVIVEKEKLGGTCLNVGCIPTKALIRSSEVFHNFKNAEDFGITAEHIQVEMAKVIEKKDKIKDTLVSGIDYLLEKNGVRVIRGSASFIDNKQVLVKNRKDEYTIQATNTLIATGSKISKINLPGVEHDFVLNSTSALQQKENFKSITIIGGGVIGMEFAFIYSNFGIEVNVIEYCDRLLTMVDEDVSEEIRNIAAERGIRVHTGARVTRIEKDQNGNAVVIFEKDDTEMFMTSEKVLVAIGREPNLEGLDIDKAGVTLNENGKGIAVNEHLQTSVDHIYAIGDVTNRIQLAHVASHEGTAAIDHILGKSSTLNYDMVPNVIFTSPEIASVGLTEQQALRQKMKITISKFPFQANGKALTMREDKGFVKLIKNIDNGKIVGASIIGPEASALISTLTVIINNGISEDEIIHTIFAHPTTGEAIHEAALGLGIGALHYHE
- a CDS encoding carboxymuconolactone decarboxylase family protein, which encodes MKKDVREMLNDFTNGLATLSETNGEHVNAFMNLLGTTYSEGALDTKTKELISIGVAAYNRCEYCIVFHVYKALEAGATREQIIEAAMVAVAFGGGPSMAYSVTLLKDSIDEFEKDFK
- a CDS encoding MarR family winged helix-turn-helix transcriptional regulator yields the protein MFDLNDCICFITNTASKKIIDEFNNRLENSGTTRVQWMALYFIGEKDGIIQKELSQKMNVQESSIARLMDRMEKENLCYRIRDVKDRRITRVRLTPLGETLREELLPFGQSFHNEATQNISQEELSIFKEVLNKMVRNLSKNN